A window of the Archocentrus centrarchus isolate MPI-CPG fArcCen1 chromosome 9, fArcCen1, whole genome shotgun sequence genome harbors these coding sequences:
- the LOC115786075 gene encoding LOW QUALITY PROTEIN: low-density lipoprotein receptor-related protein 8 (The sequence of the model RefSeq protein was modified relative to this genomic sequence to represent the inferred CDS: inserted 4 bases in 2 codons): protein MGGCLFLCLALLSGFLQVVSAGSGLRSCTRDSKLCKDGSECVLYRYLCDGEKDCVDGSDEEDCETSCTKDQFQCAHGKMCIDKNQMCDGVPQCQDRSDELQCVTLMRGCAHHCDNKTRCLPAYFLCDGEKDCVDGTDEVNCAEDKWEEETSTTSAPSVSVGPSKPSTSSNPIKCSLGFTPCSDNTECIRNNYFCDGETDCRDGSDEAKCSSSCERDQFQCAHGKMCIEKSQVCDGVAHCQDRSDELECNKHMEGCSHQCDDKSSCIPSSFLCDGEKDCADGSDESDCDKEDCSGTEFKCISGQCVSATMRCDGHPDCRDRSDEEDCTKVSACNTKLSCPQSNECLVQEWICDGDQDCKDGTDEKDCPVAPVNCGEFQWLCKSKTMCISTAWMCDGMKDCNDGSDETECLVATCAPHQFQCGSQECLDPTLVCNGITNCADGSDXGGSCQMNCAEADSTRCSQDCYKTPQGPRCHCAAGFRLMEDGLTCADIDECDVQTPSVCSQLCINTPGSYKCDCQLGFIMEADGHHCKITGEPFLLSSVQTDIYMYGLRSGSLVMLPSSAKKAILSLDYDWKGQKVFWVSLDADAVMWSSLDQNMTGTLIKGVRADSIAVDWLGRNLYWINGVKSHIAAIKLATVSARSLDQSIILDEDLDQXPALALLPHKGLMFWTEIGNVVKIERAGMDGSERRAVVNSSLGWPGGVAVDAISERVYWTDERLRAIGSAALDGDDIWILQMKETTNPFSVVVFNDMIYWSDPKKRVVQAAHKVTGKNHQVLLKRPRQPFAVTIIHPTLQVGIEGPCKKMGCSHMCVLAPGPRAVCKCPSGLLLAEDGLTCANLVNSAFLLLLSPSTVTQIYLQSQHTAAEVKGWPEHLALQIPSVNKAIIMDYSLNEHTLFVTDDATTSLRSFKLKDSLLTSQGQLLELLDDTITAMALDWITLNIYWSSDKQSRLQVTAATGTHTAILIKEGIRRVESIALHPPSGKVCFTNMDLQVSGKTATIECASMDGAERRAVWKDAVQPTSLVFSNNGDKIFWADTSLGTIGSILIDGSGYTELKADDGLAAVALCDDHLLWMTVIDKTRLWYREDQQDKKLWFEVGTQVVSLKAFSKSSQMGSNQCTENNGNCEHLCLAPPGGRTCKCSHDHFLLNDTHCSPEQHCPAGSRPCLDQLSCQPVEKFCNGQADCTDHSDENCVGTKQRSGAEVFAPTQPHSSPPSSLPPLSEVTGQNTTLNVSTRLMNLDAQQCSQRLCSNNGHCVERKGVTTCVCSLGYSGDSCQDHLLKTMQGSIVYAAVGLGAAVVIIVAIVLVKRKKSANLRGDGPTAGKEMSMTDLESKAETTPTSHTTPAEKPEVDLP from the exons ATGGGTGgatgtttgtttctctgtctgGCGTTGTTATCGGGGTTCCTACAGG TTGTTTCAGCTGGAAGCGGTCTCAGAAGTTGCACCCGGGACTCTAAACTGTGCAAGGATGGCTCAGAGTGTGTCCTCTACAGATATCTGTGTGATGGAGAGAAGGACTGTGTGGATGGTTCAGATGAAGAGGACTGTGAAACATCATGCACCAAAG atcagttCCAGTGTGCCCATGGAAAGATGTGCATAGACAAGAACCAGATGTGTGATGGCGTGCCTCAGTGTCAGGACCGCTCTGATGAACTTCAGTGTGTGACGCTAATGAGAGGCTGTGCGCACCACTGTGACAACAAGACTCGCTGCCTTCCTGCATATTTCCTCTGTGATGGCGAGAAGGACTGTGTAGATGGCACAGATGAAGTCAATTGTG CAGAGGACAAATGGGAAGAAGAGACCAGTACAACCTCTGCGCCCTCAGTCTCTGTCGGCCCATCTAAACCATCTACCTCGTCTAACCCCATTAAGTGTTCGCTTGGCTTCACACCATGCAGTGACAACACAGAGTGTATCCGGAACAACTATTTCTGCGATGGCgaaacagactgcagagatGGTTCAGATGAGGCCAAATGCTCATCATCTTGTGAAAGGG ACCAGTTCCAGTGTGCCCATGGAAAGATGTGCATCGAGAAGAGCCAGGTGTGTGATGGCGTGGCTCATTGTCAGGACCGTTCAGATGAACTGGAATGCAacaagcacatggagggctgttcTCACCAATGTGATGACAAGAGCAGCTGCATTCCCAGCAGCTTCCTGTGTGATGGGGAAAAGGACTGCGCTGACGGCAGTGATGAGTCTGACTGTG ACAAGGAGGATTGCAGTGGCACTGAATTTAAGTGTATCAGTGGCCAGTGTGTGTCAGCCACAATGCGCTGCGATGGTCACCCAGACTGCCGGGACCGTTCGGATGAGGAGGACTGCACCAAAGTATCAGCCTGCAACACCAAACTTAGCTGTCCTCAGAGCAATGAGTGTCTAGTGCAGGAGTGGATCTGTGATGGAGACCAGGACTGCAAAGATGGCACTGATGAGAAG GATTGTCCTGTGGCTCCAGTGAACTGTGGAGAGTTCCAGTGGTTGTGTAAATCAAAGACCATGTGCATCTCTACAGCCTGGATGTGTGACGGTATGAAGGACTGCAACGATGGCAGTGATGAGACTGAAT GTCTGGTGGCCACATGTGCCCCTCACCAGTTCCAGTGTGGCAGCCAGGAGTGCCTGGATCCAACCCTGGTGTGCAATGGCATTACCAACTGTGCAGATGGCTCAGA GGGAGGCAGCTGCCAGATGAACTGTGCAGAGGCAGATAGCACGCGCTGCTCTCAGGACTGCTACAAGACACCACAGGGACCG CGCTGTCACTGTGCAGCAGGGTTTAGGCTCATGGAGGATGGGCTGACGTGTGCGGACATTGACGAGTGTGACGTTCAGACACCAAGTGTGTGCAGTCAGCTTTGCATCAATACTCCAGGCTCGTACAAATGCGACTGTCAGCTAGGCTTCATAATGGAGGCAGATGGACACCACTGCAAAATCACCG GTGAGCCTTTCCTGTTGTCCTCAGTCCAAACAGATATCTACATGTATGGCTTGCGCAGTGGCAGCTTGGTTATGTTGCCCTCTTCTGCAAAGAAGGCCATCCTGTCTCTAGACTATGACTGGAAGGGACAGAAGGTCTTCTGGGTCAGTCTGGATGCAGATGCTGTAATGTGGTCCTCCCTAGACCAGAATATGACAGGAACTCTGATTAAAG GTGTCCGGGCTGATTCTATAGCTGTGGACTGGCTCGGGAGGAACCTGTACTGGATCAATGGGGTGAAGAGTCATATCGCTGCCATCAAACTGGCAACAGTCTCTGCAAGGTCACTGGATCAGAGCATCATCCTGGATGAAGACTTGGATCA CCCCGCTCTTGCTTTGCTACCACATAAAGG GCTGATGTTCTGGACAGAGATTGGTAATGTAGTGAAGATTGAGCGTGCTGGGATGGATGGGTCAGAGAGGAGGGCAGTGGTAAACTCGAGTTTGGGCTGGCCAGGTGGTGTGGCTGTAGATGCCATCTCTGAGAGGGTCTACTGGACTGACGAAAGACTGAGGGCAATTGGATCTGCAGCACTGGATGGTGATGACATTTGG ATACTACAGATGAAAGAGACCACCAACCCCTTTTCTGTGGTTGTGTTCAATGACATGATATACTGGTCTGATCCCAAGAAACGAGTGGTGCAGGCTGCTCACAAAGTTACCGGTAAAAACCATCAAGTTCTATTGAAAAGACCCAGACAACCATTTGCTGTGACG ATCATCCACCCAACACTCCAGGTGGGCATTGAGGGCCCCTGCAAGAAGATGGGTTGTTCCCACATGTGTGTGCTTGCCCCTGGACCCAGAGCTGTGTGCAAATGTCCCTCTGGTCTGTTACTGGCAGAGGATGGCCTCACCTGCGCCAACCTGGTCAACTCAGCATTTCTGCTGTTGCTGTCTCCTTCTACTGTCACTCAG ATCTACTTGCAGTCCCaacacactgcagcagaggtGAAGGGCTGGCCTGAACATCTGGCTCTGCAGATACCAAGTGTGAACAAAGCCATTATCATGGACTACAGCCTAAATGAACACACACTATTTGTGACAGATGATGCCACTACCTCACTCAGGTCTTTCAAGCTGAAGGACTCGCTTTTGACATCTCAGGGCCAGCTTCTTGAACTGTTGGATGACACCATCACTGCCATGGCTCTTGACTGGATAACGCTTAACATCTACTGGAGCAGTGACAAACAGTCCCGCCTACAGGTCACTGCTGCCACAGGGACACATACAGCTATTCTCATAAAGGAAGGGATCAGGAGAGTGGAGTCCATTGCCCTTCACCCACCCAGTGGAAAAGTTTGTTTCACAAATATGGATCTGCAGGTTTCAGGCAAAACGGCAACTATAGAGTGTGCCAGCATGGATGGTGCTGAACGAAGAGCAGTGTGGAAGGATGCCGTCCAGCCAACATCTTTGGTCTTCTCTAATAACGGGGATAAAATTTTCTGGGCTGACACTA GTTTGGGGACCATTGGCTCTATCCTGATTGATGGATCTGGATATACAGAGTTGAAAGCTGATGATGGCCTGGCTGCTGTGGCTCTGTGTGATGACCACCTCCTCTGGATGACGGTCATTG ACAAGACCAGGCTTTGGTACAGAGAAGATCAGCAGGATAAGAAATTATGGTTTGAGGTTGGCACACAAGTGGTCAGCTTAAAGGCATTCAGCAAGTCCAGTCAGATGG GCTCTAACCAGTGCACAGAAAACAATGGCAACTGTGAGCACCTGTGCCTCGCCCCCCCCGGAGGTCGCACGTGCAAGTGCTCCCATGACCACTTCCTTCTGAACGACACTCACTGTAGCCCGGAGCAACACTGCCCAGCTGGCAGCAGGCCGTGCTTGGATCAACTCTCATGCCAGCCTGTGGAGAAGTTCTGCAATGGGCAAGCAGACTGCACTGACCACTCCGACGAAAACT GTGTTGGTACGAAGCAGCGGTCAGGAGCTGAGGTCTTTGCTCCCACTCAGCCTCACAGCTCTCCTCCTTCCAGTCTCCCTCCTCTTTCTGAAGTCACAGGTCAGAACACAACGCTGAATGTCAGCACTCGGCTCATGAACCTGGACGCCCAGCAGTGCAGCCAGAGGCTCTGCAGTAACAACGGACACTGTGTAGAGAGGAAGGGAGTTActacgtgtgtgtgttcactgggCTACAGTGGTGATTCCTGTCAAGACCATCTCCTAAAAACCATGCAGGGTTCCATTGTATATGCCGCCGTGGGTCTCGGTGCAGCAGTTGTGATCATTGTTGCAATAGTGCtggtgaagaggaagaagagcgcCAACTTAag GGGAGATGGGCCAACAGCAGGAAAGGAGATGAGCATGACAGACTTGGAGAGCAAAGCAGAGACCACTCCCACATCCCATACTACCCCAGCAGAAAAGCCAGAAGTGGACCTCCCATAA
- the LOC115785563 gene encoding mothers against decapentaplegic homolog 2 isoform X1, whose protein sequence is MSSILPFTPPVVKRLLGWKKSTSGPGGAGSGEQNGQEEKWCEKAVKSLVKKLKKTGQLDELEKAITTQNGNTKCVTIPSNCSEIWGLSTPNTIEQWDTSGLYNYPDQTRSLDGRLQVSHRKGLPHVIYCRLWRWPDLHSHHELRAIEACEYAFHLKKDEVCINPYHYQRVETPVLPPVLVPRHSEILPELPPLDDYTHSIPENTNFPTGIEPPNNYIPETPPPGYISEDGEASDQQMNQSMDTGSPAELSPSTLSPVNHSMDLQPVTYSEPAFWCSIAYYELNQRVGETFHASQPSLTVDGFTDPSNSERFCLGLLSNVNRNATVEMTRRHIGRGVRLYYIGGEVFAECLSDSAIFVQSPNCNQRYGWHPATVCKIPPGCNLKIFNNQEFAALLAQSVNQGFEAVYQLTRMCTIRMSFVKGWGAEYRRQTVTSTPCWIELHLNGPLQWLDKVLTQMGSPSARCSSMS, encoded by the exons ATGTCCTCCATATTGCCATTCACCCCTCCTGTGGTGAAGAGGCTTTTGGGCTGGAAGAAATCGACCAGCGGCCCGGGAGGAGCGGGCAGCGGGGAGCAGAACGGGCAAGAGGAGAAGTGGTGTGAGAAGGCTGTGAAGAGCTTAGTAAAGAAGTTGAAGAAGACAGGCCAGCTAGATGAGCTAGAGAAGGCTATCACCACACAGAACGGCAACACCAAGTGTGTTACCATCCCCAG CAATTGCTCTGAAATATGGGGACTGAGTACACCAAATACGATAGAACAGTGGGATACATCAGGCCTATACAACTACCCTGACCAAACCAG ATCCCTGGATGGCCGCCTGCAGGTCTCCCACAGGAAGGGCCTTCCCCATGTTATCTACTGCCGCTTGTGGCGATGGCCGGACCTTCACAGCCACCACGAGCTGCGGGCCATTGAGGCCTGTGAGTATGCCTTCCACCTCAAGAAGGATGAAGTCTGCATCAACCCTTACCACTACCAGAGGGTGGAGACCCCAG TGTTGCCTCCTGTTCTCGTGCCAAGACACTCAGAAATCCTGCCAGAGCTGCCACCTCTAGATGACTACACTCATTCCATACCTGAGAACACAAACTTTCCTACAGGAATCGAACCTCCAAACAACTATATACCAG AAACGCCTCCACCAGGCTACATCAgtgaggatggagaggccagTGATCAACAGATGAATCAAAGTATGGACACAG GTTCTCCTGCAGAGCTCTCCCCCAGCACTCTGTCTCCTGTCAATCACAGCATGG ACCTGCAGCCAGTGACTTACTCAGAGCCGGCCTTCTGGTGCTCTATAGCGTACTATGAGCTGAACCAACGCGTCGGGGAGACGTTTCACGCCTCTCAGCCCTCGCTGACAGTGGATGGATTCACAGATCCGTCAAACTCTGAACGTTTCTGCCTGGGCCTGCTGTCTAATGTTAACAGGAACGCCACTGTGGAGATGACCCGAAGGCACATAG gaaGAGGAGTGAGACTCTACTATATTGGAGGAGAGGTGTTTGCTGAGTGCCTGAGTGATAGCGCCATCTTTGTCCAGAGTCCAAACTGCAACCAGCGGTATGGTTGGCATCCAGCAACAGTGTGTAAAATTCCTCCAG gTTGTAATCTAAAAATCTTTAACAACCAGGAATTTGCAGCTCTGCTGGCTCAGTCAGTCAACCAGGGCTTTGAGGCCGTCTACCAGCTCACCAGGATGTGCACCATCCGCATGAGCTTTGTTAAAGGTTGGGGAGCTGAGTACAG GCGGCAGACTGTCACAAGCACTCCTTGCTGGATCGAGCTGCATTTGAACGGTCCCTTGCAGTGGCTGGACAAAGTTCTGACCCAGATGGGTTCCCCGTCTGCACGCTGCTCCAGTATGTCCTAA
- the LOC115785563 gene encoding mothers against decapentaplegic homolog 2 isoform X2 — MSSILPFTPPVVKRLLGWKKSTSGPGGAGSGEQNGQEEKWCEKAVKSLVKKLKKTGQLDELEKAITTQNGNTKCVTIPSNCSEIWGLSTPNTIEQWDTSGLYNYPDQTRSLDGRLQVSHRKGLPHVIYCRLWRWPDLHSHHELRAIEACEYAFHLKKDEVCINPYHYQRVETPVLPPVLVPRHSEILPELPPLDDYTHSIPENTNFPTGIEPPNNYIPETPPPGYISEDGEASDQQMNQSSPAELSPSTLSPVNHSMDLQPVTYSEPAFWCSIAYYELNQRVGETFHASQPSLTVDGFTDPSNSERFCLGLLSNVNRNATVEMTRRHIGRGVRLYYIGGEVFAECLSDSAIFVQSPNCNQRYGWHPATVCKIPPGCNLKIFNNQEFAALLAQSVNQGFEAVYQLTRMCTIRMSFVKGWGAEYRRQTVTSTPCWIELHLNGPLQWLDKVLTQMGSPSARCSSMS; from the exons ATGTCCTCCATATTGCCATTCACCCCTCCTGTGGTGAAGAGGCTTTTGGGCTGGAAGAAATCGACCAGCGGCCCGGGAGGAGCGGGCAGCGGGGAGCAGAACGGGCAAGAGGAGAAGTGGTGTGAGAAGGCTGTGAAGAGCTTAGTAAAGAAGTTGAAGAAGACAGGCCAGCTAGATGAGCTAGAGAAGGCTATCACCACACAGAACGGCAACACCAAGTGTGTTACCATCCCCAG CAATTGCTCTGAAATATGGGGACTGAGTACACCAAATACGATAGAACAGTGGGATACATCAGGCCTATACAACTACCCTGACCAAACCAG ATCCCTGGATGGCCGCCTGCAGGTCTCCCACAGGAAGGGCCTTCCCCATGTTATCTACTGCCGCTTGTGGCGATGGCCGGACCTTCACAGCCACCACGAGCTGCGGGCCATTGAGGCCTGTGAGTATGCCTTCCACCTCAAGAAGGATGAAGTCTGCATCAACCCTTACCACTACCAGAGGGTGGAGACCCCAG TGTTGCCTCCTGTTCTCGTGCCAAGACACTCAGAAATCCTGCCAGAGCTGCCACCTCTAGATGACTACACTCATTCCATACCTGAGAACACAAACTTTCCTACAGGAATCGAACCTCCAAACAACTATATACCAG AAACGCCTCCACCAGGCTACATCAgtgaggatggagaggccagTGATCAACAGATGAATCAAA GTTCTCCTGCAGAGCTCTCCCCCAGCACTCTGTCTCCTGTCAATCACAGCATGG ACCTGCAGCCAGTGACTTACTCAGAGCCGGCCTTCTGGTGCTCTATAGCGTACTATGAGCTGAACCAACGCGTCGGGGAGACGTTTCACGCCTCTCAGCCCTCGCTGACAGTGGATGGATTCACAGATCCGTCAAACTCTGAACGTTTCTGCCTGGGCCTGCTGTCTAATGTTAACAGGAACGCCACTGTGGAGATGACCCGAAGGCACATAG gaaGAGGAGTGAGACTCTACTATATTGGAGGAGAGGTGTTTGCTGAGTGCCTGAGTGATAGCGCCATCTTTGTCCAGAGTCCAAACTGCAACCAGCGGTATGGTTGGCATCCAGCAACAGTGTGTAAAATTCCTCCAG gTTGTAATCTAAAAATCTTTAACAACCAGGAATTTGCAGCTCTGCTGGCTCAGTCAGTCAACCAGGGCTTTGAGGCCGTCTACCAGCTCACCAGGATGTGCACCATCCGCATGAGCTTTGTTAAAGGTTGGGGAGCTGAGTACAG GCGGCAGACTGTCACAAGCACTCCTTGCTGGATCGAGCTGCATTTGAACGGTCCCTTGCAGTGGCTGGACAAAGTTCTGACCCAGATGGGTTCCCCGTCTGCACGCTGCTCCAGTATGTCCTAA
- the LOC115785564 gene encoding LOW QUALITY PROTEIN: immediate early response 3-interacting protein 1-like (The sequence of the model RefSeq protein was modified relative to this genomic sequence to represent the inferred CDS: inserted 1 base in 1 codon), whose amino-acid sequence MAFTLYSLIQAAILXVNAVAVLHEEIFLSKIGWGVDQSVGGFGDEPGIKVQLMNLIRSVRTVMRVPLIAVNSVCIVLLLLFG is encoded by the exons ATGGCATTTACCCTATACTCCCTCATTCAAGCAGCGATTC TCGTCAATGCTGTCGCTGTACTACACGAAGAAATATTTCTAAGTAAAA TTGGCTGGGGAGTGGACCAAAGTGTCGGAGGATTTGGCGATGAACCAGGCATCAAAGTGCAGCTAATGAACCTTATCCGCTCTGTCAGGACCGTGATGAGAG TGCCTCTGATCGCTGTGAATTCAGTCTGCATcgtgctgctgcttctctttggATGA